Genomic DNA from Mycolicibacterium helvum:
GCCGTATCCGCCTCCGACCGGTTTTGGATACCCGCCGCCGGGCTACCCTCCGCCGGGATACTGCGGTTACCCCGCAGATCCCTACGATCCGTACCGGCCCACCAAACCGCCGGGCACCAACGGCAAGGCCATTGCCGCGCTGGTGAGCTCGGTGGCCGGTCTAGCGTGCTGCTTTCCCGCGATCGCCGGGCTCATTCTTGGGATCATCGCGATGCGCGAAACCAAGCGCACCGGCCAGGACGGCTACGGACTCGCGCTCGCCGGCACGATCGTCGGTGGCCTCGTCATAGCCGGCGGCGTGCTCTATGTCCTGTTCTTCATCATCATGGCCGCCAACTCCGCGTCGTACGCGACGTAGCCGCGCCTAGGCGGGCGGCACAAACCGCTCGCCGTCGCGCGTCATACCGGCCGCCCGCCCCTTGCCTGCGATCACCAGCGCCATCTTGCGGCTGGCTTCGTCGATCATCTCGTCGCCGAGCATCACCGCGCCACGGGCACCACCAGCCTTCGAGGTATGCCAGTCATACGCTTCGAGAATCAGCTCAGCACGGTCGTATTCGGCTTGGCGGGGACTGAAGATCTCATTGCCCGCCGCGATCTGATCGGGGTGCAGCACCCATTTGCCGTCGTACCCCAGCGCCGCGGCGCGCCCGGCCACCCGCCGGAACGCCGCCACGTCACGCACCTTCAGATACGGTCCGTCGACCGCCGCGAGCCCGTGCGCGCGCGCCGCCACCAGGATGGTCATCAGCACGTGGTGGTAGGCATCGCCGACGTCGTAGCCCTCGGGCTGCTCGCCCACCACCAGGGTGCGCATGTTGAGGCTGGCCATCAGATCGGCCGGACCGAGCACCAGCGCCTGAACCCGTGGCGAAGCCGCAATCGCGTCGATGTTGGTCAGCCCCTTGGCATCTTCGATCTGCGCATCGATCCCGATCTGCCCGAGCGGCAATCCGTGCGTCAGCTCCAGCTGGGTCAGCAACAGATCCAGTGCATGGACGTGGCTGGCGTCGGTCACCTTCGGCAACACGATCACGTCAAGGTGGCCGTCGCGCGCGGACGCGACCGCGGAAACCACATCGATCACATCGGCATGCGTCCACGGTGTGGTCCAGTCGTTGACCCGCACACCGCGCAACTGGCCCGCCCAACCCGGGCTTGCCAGCGCCGCACCCACCTGTGTGCGGGCCTGCGCCTTGGCATCTGGTGCCACCGCGTCCTCCAGGTCGAGGAACACTTCGTCGGCAGGAAGACCCTTGGCCTTCTCGATCATCTTGAGATTGCTGCCCGGAACTGACAGGCACGTTCGACGGGGTCGGTAGGCGTTCTCCACGCTTACACTCCTACCCTTTGAGTCATGGCGTCGATGAACAGGGTCTATGCGGCGCGACTGGCCGGGCTGGTCGTGCTCGGGCCGGACGGAGAATCCCTCGGCCGGGTTCGTGACGTCGTGATCAGTATGAGCATCGTCCGCCACCAACCGCGTGTTCTCGGCCTGGTGGTCGAATTGCTCACCCGGCGAAGGATTTTCGTTCCCATCCTGCGGGTCACTGCCATCGAGCCGAATGCGGTCACACTCAACACCGGCAATGTGTCGCTGCGCCGTTTCTCGCAGCGCCCCGGCGAGGTCCTGGTGCTCGGCCAGGTTCTGGACAGCAGGGTCCGGGTTAACGACCCCGAGTTGCCGCAGATCGCCGGCGTGGACGTGATCGTCGTCGATCTGGGCATCGAGCAGAGCCGGGTCCGGGATTGGGTGGTCACCCGCGTGGCGGTGCGCAGTCTGCGTCGGCTGGGCCGGCGTTCGACGGTCCAGGTGGTGGACTGGGACAACGTGGCCGGCCTGACCCCGTCCGCGCTGGCGATGCCCGGCCAGGGGGTGGCCCAGCTGCTGCACCAGTTCGAAGGCCGACGTCCGATCGAGGTGGCCGATGCGATCCGCGATCTACCGGACAAACGCCGCACCGAGGTGATCAACGCACTCGATGACGAGCGGCTGGCCGACATCCTTCAGGAACTACCCGAGGACTACCAGAGCATGCTGCTGTTCCAGCTGGACACCGAGCGGGCAGCCGACGTGCTGGAGGCCATGGAACCCGATGACGCGGCCGACCTGCTCGGTGTGCTGAATCCGACCGAGGCCGAGGTGCTGCTGCGCCGAATGGATCCCGAGGACTCCGAACCGGTCCGACGGTTGTTGAGCCACTCACCCGACACGGCGGGTGGTCTGATGACCTCCGATCCGGTGGTGCTCGCACCGGACACCACGGTCGCTGAGGCGCTGGCGCGGGTGCGTGATCCCGATCTGACGCCGGCGCTCGCGTCGCTGGTGTTTGTCGTACGCCCGCCGACAGCCACCCCCACCGGCCGCTACCTGGGCTGTGTGCACCTACAGGCACTGCTGCGTGAACCGCCAGCCAACCTGGTCAGCGGCATCGTCGACTCCGATCTGCCGAGCCTGGCCCCCGGCACCTCGCTGACCGGGGTGACGCGGTACTTCGCCGCCTACAACTTGGTCTGCGGTCCGGTCGTCGACGAGCAGAGCCACCTGTTGGGCGCGGTGTCTGTCGACGATGTGCTCGACCATCTGCTGCCCGACGACTGGCGGGAGAGCTTCGAGGATCCGCAGCCGTCCCACCAGGCGACCAGCGCAGAGGGGACGTTATGAGCGACCCGCGTCAGCGGCTCGACACCCCCCGCACCTCGCGGCGGCCGGTTTTCAACCTCGACCCCGAGGCGGTCGGCCGGTTCAGCGAGTCGATCGCCCGCTTCCTGGGCACCGGGCGCTATCTGGCCTGGCAGACGATCCTCGTCATCGTCTGGATCGCCCTGAACCTGTTCGCGGTGCGCTGGCAGTGGGACCCCTATCCGTTCATCTTGCTGAACCTGGCGTTCTCCACCCAGGCCGCCTACGCGGCGCCGCTGATCCTGCTGGCGCAGAACCGGCAGGAGAACCGGGACCGGGTCTCGCTCGAGGAAGACCGCCGGCGCTCCGAGCAGACGAAGGCCGACACCGAATTCCTGGCCCGTGAGCTCGCATCGCTGCGGTTGGCGGTCGGCGAGGTGGCCACCCGCGATTACCTGCGCCGCGAGCTCGAAGAGCTGCGCGAGTTGCTGGAATCACTGCAAGCCGATAACGGGGCCAGGGTCAAAAAGGACAAGCCCAAGAAAATCAGAGCGACAATCGACGAGGCCAGCTCGTAACCAAGGTGACCAATGGATACCACTGGGGTCACAAAGGTATGTATGGTGACTTCGTTCACAGGGGCATGCTTTCTTTGTTGAGGACGGACGAGTGGGCATAGGAAACCGCGTCACCCGGATGGTGCGGAAACCTGCGTTCGGAATTGCTGTACTCACTCCTGTCGTCCTTGCCGGCGCCGTTGGCGCGGCCCCCGATTTTCCGCATCCGCCGGTCGTCGGCACCGAGGTCACCCCGCTGGCGGCGGTCTCGCCGCAGACCGACACCTCGGGTGTAACCGTCGTCGCGCTGGCCAAGCAGCCAACCAACTTTCACTTCGCCGCGGCAACGCCGTCGGTGCCCCCGCCGGCCATCGTGGTCAGTTCCCCAGGATCCATGCGGATCCCGGCGGTGGCGCTGGCCGCCTACCGCAACGCCGAGCAGGCGATGGCCTCGACCGCGCCCGGCTGCGGACTGAGCTGGAACCTGCTGGCGGGCATTGGCCGCATCGAGTCCGGGCACGCCAACGGCGGTGCCACCGACTCGCGAGGCACCGCGATCAACCCGATTTACGGCCCGACGCTGGACGGAAGCCTGTCCGGCAACGAGGTCATCGTCCAGACCGTCCAGGCCGGGCGGCCCGTCTACGCCCGAGCGATGGGACCCATGCAGTTCCTGCCGGGCACCTGGTCGCGCTACGCCGCAGACGGCGACGGCGACGGTAAGGCCGACCCGCAGAACGTCTACGACGCGGCGCTGGCCGCGGCTCGCTACCTGTGCAGCGGCGGCCTGAACCTGCGCAATCAGTCGCAGGTGCTGACCGCAATCCTGCGGTACAACAACTCGATGGCCTACGCCCAGAACGTGCTGGGTTGGGCCGCCGCCTACGCCACCGGCGTCGAGCCGGTGAATCTGCCGCCGATCGTCGGACCGGCACCGGCCATCGGTGATGCGCACCTGGAGAACCCGGAAGGTTTGGGCCCTGGCTTGCCGCTCAATGCGATCGGCCTGCCGTCCACCGATCCGCTCACCCAGGTGCCGCTGATCAATCTCGGCAACTCCGAGACAGCCGGATCGCTGGCGCTGGGCCCGCTGCCGGGACCGGCAAGCGCGCTGCCGGGGCTGCCCTGCCAGGTGATCTGCCTGGGCACCCAAGCTCCACCACCACCGGTGACAGCCGAGGCCCTGCCCGAAGCTCCGCCGCCGTGGCAGCCGCCCTGGGCGTTGCCGCCCCCGCAGCCGGCACCCGAGCTCGCCCCGGAGGCTCCAGTGGCCCCGCTGCCTGCCGTTCACGGCGCGCTGCCCGGGCCGGCCAGCTAGCTTCTCGAAGCTCACCCCAGGAGCGCGCTCGCCGCCGGGCCGCAGCGTCGGCCAGCACAGCCGCCGGACAGTCAAAGCCGTTAGCGTGAGCTGTTGTGACCGAACGCGGCCCGGGACAGCGTCAGTCGATGCGACCGCTATTTCAGACGGTCCTGGTCGACGTCGCACCCCCGTTGGCGGCGTATTACGGCCTGCGCGCGCTGGGGATGTCCGAGTACCTCGCACTGCTATCTGCCACCGTGCTCTCGGGACTGCGAGTGCTCTATAGCGCGGTTAAAGTCCGACGGCTGGACCCATTCGCCGTCTACCTGCTGATGACATTCGGGCTGAGCCTGGCCGTTGGGCTGTCCACCACGGACCCCAAGCTGGTCCTCGTCGGCAACACCTTCGTCAACGGCCTGGGCGGGTTGATTTTCCTGGGCAGCTGCGTGGTCGGCACTCCGTTGACGCAAGTCGTCGGGGATCGATTCCGGGCCGCCGGAGATGGCCCGAGTACTGCAGACGCCACACACCGTCGGCGGATCCACGTTCGGCTCTCGGCGATGTGGGGCATCGGTCTACTGCTTGAGGTCGTCATCCGCCTGCTGGTGATCGAGACCCTCTCGGTCGATACCGCCAACGGGGTCAACACCGTGATCACCCTCGTCGTCATCGGTCTTCTGGTGCTGGCGACCGTCATGATCGGCCGCCGAAACGCACCGCCCGTCGCAGGACCTACACTCGGCGCTGATGTCCGAACATAATTCCGAACTGCAATCCCAGGTGCGTTCGGCGCTGGCCAAGGTGATCGACCCTGAGCTGCGCAAGCCGATCACCGAGCTCAACATGGTCAAGAGCATCGGCGTCGCCGACGACGGCGCCGTGCACGTCGAGATCTACCTGACCACGTCCGCGTGTCCGAAGAAGGCCGAGATCAGCGAGCGGGTGACCCAGGCCGTCGCCGACGTGCCCGGCACCGCGGCAGTGACCGTGGCGCTGGACGTGATGAACGACGAGCAGCGCACCGAACTGCGTAAACAGCTGCGCGGCGACGCCGCCGAACCGGTGATCCCATTCGCCCAGCCCGGTTCGCTGACCCGGGTGTACGCCGTGGCGTCCGGCAAGGGCGGGGTCGGCAAGTCCAGCGTGACGGTCAACCTCGCCGCGGCGCTGGCCGCGCGCGGCCTGTCGGTCGGGGTGCTCGACGCCGACATCTATGGCCACTCGGTGCCCCGGATGATGGGCACCGACGAGCGGCCAACGCAGGTGGAGTCGATGATCCTGCCGCCGGTCGCCCACGACGTGAAGGTGATCTCGATCGCCCAGTTCACCCAGGGCAACGCGCCGGTGGTGTGGCGCGGGCCGATGCTGCACCGTGCGCTGCAACAGTTCCTGGCCGACGTGTACTGGGGCGATCTCGATGTGCTGCTGCTGGATCTGCCGCCGGGCACCGGTGACGTCGCGATCTCAGTGGCCCAGCTGGTTCCCGGCGCCGAGATCCTGGTGGTGACGACCCCGCAGCTCGCGGCCGCCGAGGTGGCTGAACGCGCCGGTGCGATCGCACTGCAGACCCGGCAGCGCATCGTCGGCGTGGTGGAGAACATGTCCGGGCTGCTGATGCCCGACGGCACGACGATGCAGATCTTCGGCGAGGGTGGCGGCCGCCAGGTCGCCGAGCGGCTCACCCGGGCTGTGGGTGCCGACGTACCGCTGCTGGGCCAGGTGCCGCTGGACCCGGCGCTGGTGTCGGCGGGCGATTCCGGGGTACCGCTGGTGCTCTCGGCGCCCGATTCAGCGGCCGGCAAGGAACTGCGCGGCGTCGCCGACAAGCTGGCGGCGCGGCGGCGCGGACTGGCTGGGATGTCGCTGGGCTTGGACACCACCCGCCACGGCTAAGCGACGCTAAGTCGCGTCCGCGTCGAACGGCGCGGGTGTGCCGGGCGGCAACGGCTCTGATCTGGGCGGCGCCGGTTGCGGCGGCGGAGCGCTATGTGGCTTCTCGGCGCCCGGAGCCTGGAACGCCTCGCCGATCCACGAGTCGTCACCGTCGAGCAGGTGTTTGGTCAGCGCGGCCCGCGGTGTCATGCCCCGCAGCTTCTGCAGCTCGCTCAGCGGCTGGCGAAAGTCCTCGAACTCAGGCCCCAGATCATCCCGGAGCTGGCTGGTCGCCCCGCTGATGTAGTCCCGGGCCTGCCGCAGCGTGCTGGAGGTCCACCGGATGGCGCCCGGCAGCCGTTCCGGCCCGAGGATGACCAGCCCGATGACCACCAGCAGGAGCATCTCGCCCCACCCGACGTTGGCGAACATCGCGTCAGTTGTCCGGCGCGGGGTTCACCGTCAGCGTGACCTTGCGGCCGTCGCGGATGACTTCGATCGGCGCATCCTGCCCAATCTTGAGCTGGCGTATCGCGACCGCGAATTCGTCAGCGTCGGCGACCGTGCGGTTGCCGACCTTCACGACGATGTCGTTCTCGAGGATGCCGGCCTTCTCAGCCGGGCTCCCGGCTTTCACATTGGCCACCTGAGCGCCCTGCGCGAGGTCGTTACTGACCGAGCGCGCCGACAGTCCCAGTGTCGGGTGCGAGACCTTGCCGTCCTTGATCAACGCCTCGACGGTCGCTTTGACCTCGTTGACCGGAATCGCGAACCCGAGGCCACTTGCACTGTCGGACAACGACTTTCCGGCGGTGTTGATGCCGATCACTTCGGATTCCATGTTGATCAGCGGGCCGCCGGAGTTGCCGTGGTTGATCGAGGCGTCGGTTTGGATGGCGTCGATGACGGTGTCGGTGTCGGAGCCCTCACCCGACAGCGGGATGGGCCGGTGCAGCGCACTGATGATGCCGTGGGTGACGGTGCTGCGTAGACCCAGCGGGGCGCCGGCGGCGATCACCTCGTCGCCGACGTGAACCTTGTCGGAGTCACCGAACCGGGCCACCGTCAAGTTGTTGACGTTATCCACCTTGAGCACGGCCAGGTCGGTCTTCGGGTCGCGGCCGACGAGGTTGGCCGGGACCGACTTGCCGTCGTTGAAGACCACCGAGATCTTGAACTTGCTCGGGTTGTTCGCGGCGTCGGAGATGACGTGGTTGTTGGTGACGATGTAGCCGCGGCCGTCGACGACGACGCCAGAACCCTGGGCACCCTCTTCGTCACTGACCGCCTCAATGGTGACGACGGAGTCGGCAACCGAAGCCGCGACCTTGGCGAACCGGCCCGGCGGAACCTCGCCGGTGCTGTTGGTGGCCAGCGACACCTTGGACGTGGTGAAGGCTTCGACGACCTCGGCCGTCTTACGCCCCACCCATCCGCCGGCGAAACCGATGATCAGCGCGATGATGCCAAGCACGGCCAGCGAGACATAGGACACCCGGCCACCAAAGAGCACTTCCCGCACGCCCAGCTTGCCCGTGGGCCCGGCCGCGACAACGGGTGCGGCCTGCTGAAGCGCCGGTGTCCCCAGTCCGGCAGCCGCGGCTGGATCCCGCCAGGGATCGTCGGCCTCGTCGGATTCGTCGGCGCCCGCCTCGAGCGCGCCTGCGTCGGCGGGGTGGCGCTGCAACGAGTCGCCGGTACCCGGCGGCCGCCCAAACGCCTCACCGAGCACCGGGTCGGGCGGGTGGTCCTTGGGTTGGAACTCGACTTCGCCGCGGAACTTGGCCGGGCGCAGCTCCTCGGCAACAAACGAGCCGTCGACACCCGTGGGGCGCCCAAAAGTACGGGTGGCCGCCGGGTCGACCGCGGGTCGCGAGACCGGACGAGGAGCCAGGCGGGGGCTGCTGCCGGAGTTGTCCTGATTGGGGCTCAAGTTCAACCTCTATCCAAGCGCTCAGCCGCGAGCGCGCGCGATGGGACCGAGCACGACGCTGCTCGACTTCACATCCACCCTACCGGCGCTTTCGCCGGTCACGGTCTGTGCCGTCAGCTAACTGATCGGCGAGTCCCGACTCGATGTCGCCGCCGGGGCGGCTCCCGCGGTGTGGCCCCACCGGCTCATCCGGGGCCGACTGCGGGATCTGCGATAACAGCCCCAGCAGGCTGCTCGGCATGCTGATCGGCAGCGAGTCACGCAGCGCGGTACGGGCCTGAGCCTGCCCCTCGACCTCGGACGCACACTCCGCGCACAGCGACAAATGATGCGCCGCGCGTAGATGGGCATTCATCCGTAACTCGCCGTCGACGTAGGCGGCGATCGCCTCAGTGGACAGATGCTCGGTCGAGCGAAATTGCCGGGGTGCACCAACGGGTGCGTCGCTTTGGGAAGCGAACTGAGAAGGAAGCCAGGAGAACGCTCGACGGAACATGTGTCCACGGTCGACCATCACTGCGCTCCTCTCGGTTGCGTCGAATTTGCGCACCGCTAGGTCGAATGTAGCGCGCGCAGCGCCATACGACATGACATGACGGTCACTTTGCCCGGCAGCCGGCGCAAGCAGGGCTAGGCGGATTCGGCGGTGAAGTCGGACATCGCCCGCACGCCGGAATGGGCTGCGAGATAGTCACGAAGCGCCTGCCGACCACGGTGGATGCGGCTACGCACGGTTCCCAGCTTGACGCCGAGCGTCGCGCCGATCTCCTCGTAGGACAGACCTTCGATATCGCACAGGACCACTGCGGCACGGAATTCCGGTGCCAGCGAATCGAGTGCAGCCTGCAAATCCGGCCCCAGCCGCGAGTCGTGGTAGATCTGCTCGGGGTTGGGCTCGTCGGACGGCACCCGGTCGTAGTCCTCGGGAAGCGCTTCCATACGGATGCGGCCGCGACGACGGACCATATCGAGGAACAAGTTCGTGGTGATGCGGTGCAACCAGCCCTCGAACGTGCCGGGCTGATAGTTCTGCACGGAGCGGAACACCCTGATGAACGTCTCCTGAGTGAGGTCCTCGGCGTCCTGCTGGCTACCCGACAACCGGTAGGCCAGTCGGTAGACCCGGTCGGCATGCTGGCGCACCAACTCATCCCAGGACGGCATGGCCGTCCGGTCGCCGGTCGCGTCGAACACCGCGGTGCCCTGCAGTTCCTCGGACGGTTCAACCCACTCCGCATCGCCGATCTGCTCGGGATGCGACATGTGCGCCGGAGCCATCAGTGTGGTGGTCGTCGGATCCTCCTGGTTCATGTGCGTAGACGGTTCGATGCCGCCCATCGCATCAAGGGACACAACCCGAGCGCCTTCTGGCATATTCCCCGACCAGCGTTGCCCTTGTTCCATGCCAGCTACCGTTCCCCAAACCGGTGTGGGGGCGATATGAGCTAACTAAGGTTTGATTAAGAAATGCATTCGTTACCAATTCGTGCCCTGAACTGACGCTTCTCCCCCGGCGCGTCGAACTTGACGGGCGACGTAAGCCATTCCCGGGTCGCTTCGTTCCTGCCCGCCGACCGCGTGTCCGCCGCGCCGATACCCCTGGCGCGCCTGCCCAGCGGTCGATGCCGTTGGCTCTACGCTGCTGAGAATGGCCACTACCGAGGACCAATCAGGCCAACCTGAGGCCAGTCGCGCCGACCGGATGCTGGCCCACGCAGAGGGTTCGATCTCCGAGGACTCCATCGTCACGGCTGCCCGCGAGCGCGCCGTCGACGCCGGCGCCGGCGCGGTCACCCCAGCGGTTGGAGCGCTGCTCAGCGTATTGGCCCGACTGTCAGGCGGCAAAGCGGTCGTCGAGGTCGGCACCGGCGCCGGCGTGAGCGGATTGTGGCTGTTGTCGGGCATGCGCGACGACGGCGTTCTGACGACCATCGACATCGAGCCCGAGCATCAGCGGATCGCCAAACAAGCCTTCAACGAGGCCGGAATCGGGCCATCGCGTACCCGGCTGATCGCCGGACGGGCCCAGGAAGTCCTCACCCGGCTCGCCGACGAGTCCTATGACCTGGTATTTCTCGATGCAGCACCGTCCGATCAGGCCGATTTCGTGGTCGAGGGAGTGCGACTCCTTCGTCCTGGTGGCGTGATCGTCATCCACCGGTCGGCCCTGGGCGGTCGCGCCGGCGACCCGGCGGCCAATGACGCCGAGGTGACGGCGGTGCGTGAAGCGGCTCGGCTGATCGCCGAGGACGAGCGCCTCACCCCGGTGCTGATCCCGCTGGGCGACGGGATTCTGGTCGCGGCCCGCGATTTCTAGACCCTTACCCGTCCCGTCTTGGGTGGATGCTTGACGCCTGATTAAACGCGTGTTTAGCATCCTAAACATGCGTTCAACGGACTTGACGACGGCGGCCCGGATCCGTGACGCCGCGATCGAGCAATTCGGGGCGCACGGTTTCAACGTCGGGGTGCGCGCAATCGCCCAGGCCGCCGGCGTCAGCCCCGGCCTGGTCATCCACCACTTCGGCTCCAAGGACGGCCTGCGCCAGGCGTGCGATGACTACATCGCCGAAGAGATCCGCAGCGAAAAGTCCGAGACCATCCGCTCCACCGACCCGGCCACCTGGCTGGCGGCCGCAGCCGAAATCGAGTCGTTCGCGCCGATGATGGCCTACCTCGTGCGCAGCATGCAGTCCGGTGGCGAGCTGGCCAGGAATCTGTGGCGCACGATGTTCGCCAACGTCGAGAGCTACCTCGACGAGGGCGTCCAGGCCGGCACGGTGAAGCCGAGCCGCGACCCGGCCGCCCGGGCGAGATACCTGGGGATGACCGGTGGTGGCTCGTTCCTGCTCTACCTACAACTGCACGACACCCCAACGGATTTGCGGGCCGCGCTCCACGACTACGCCAACGACATGATGCTGCCGGCCCTCGAGCTGTACACCGAGGGCCTGCTCACCGACTCGACGATGTTCGACAGCTTCGCAGCCCACGGCGAAATCGCGACCAGTATCGAGGGAGAACCAGATGCCAACGGCACCCGCACCGACGGCGCGCACTGACACCGCCGCGGTCGAAATCAGTGGACTGGTAAAGACTTTCGGCCGTACCCGAGCCTTGGACGGGATGGACCTGACCGTGCGGGCCGGCTCAGTCGCCGGCTTCCTCGGGCCCAACGGCGCCGGCAAGTCCACCACTATCCGAGTCTTACTGGGACTGTTGCGCGCAGATGGCGGGACCGCGCGACTGCTCGGCGGCGATCCATGGCACGACGCCGTGGCGCTGCACCGGCGGATCGCCTACGTGCCGGGTGAGGTGACACTGTGGCCGAATCTGACCGGCGGGCAGGTCATCGACTTCCTGTGCGGCCTACGCGGCGGAGCCGACCCGCGCCGTCGGGACCGGCTGATCGAGCGTTTCGAACTCGACCCGCACAAGAAGGCTCGAACCTACTCCAAGGGCAATCGCCAGAAGGTCGCGCTGGTCGCCGCGTTTGCCACACAAGCCGAAATCTACATTCTCGACGAGCCGACCTCGGGACTCGATCCGCTGATGGAGAACGTGTTTCGGCAATGCGTGCAGGAGGTGGCGGGTCGCGGCGCGGCGGTGCTGCTCTCCAGCCACGTCCTGGATGAAGTCGAAAAAGTCTGCGACACCGTCACAATCATCCGCGCAGGCCGCACGGTGCAGTCCGGCTCGCTAGCCCAGCTACAGCACCTGATGCGGACCACTGTGACCGCACGTACACGCCGCGACCCCGCCGTGGTGGGCCGATGGCCGGGCGTACACGACGTCGACATTCGTCACGGGCAGATCCGGTTCACTGTCGCCCGTGACGTGCTGGACCCCACGATGGTGCACCTGACCCGACTGGGCATCGTGGACCTCACCGTGGCACCGGCCTCGTTGGAAGATCTATTCCTGCGCGAATACCGGACACCGGCGCAATGATTGCGACCACAACCACGCCGGCTTCATCCTCGCTGACCGGGACTGTCACACTGGTCCGCTTCGCCCTGCGCCGCGACCGGATTCGACTGGCGGTGTGGGTTTCGGCGCTGACGCTGATGATGGTGTACGCCCCCAACGCCATCAGACTCGCCTATCCCGACCAAACGCAGCGTCAAGCACGGGTCAACCTGCTCAAGACGCCGGCTGGAATCGTGCTGGGCGGGCCCATGTTCGGGGGTGATGAGACCGATCTCGGCGTCATGATGGCCAACGAGCTGACCCTCACGCTGATCGTCGCGGCCTCAATTCTGGCCGTCCTGACCGTCGTTCGGCACACCCGCGCCGAAGAGGAAAGCGGTGCAGCCGAATTGGTGCTCTCCTCAATCGTCGGCCGACATGCCCGCAGCTGCGCCGCGCTGATCGTCATCGCGCTGGTGAACGCCGTATTGGCGGTGACGATGACAATCGCCATGGCGGCCAGCGGTTTCGCCGTGGTTGACACCGCAGCGATGTGCTTGGGCATTACGGCGGTGGCCGTCGTCTTCGGGGCTGTTGCGGCACTGAGCGCTCAACTGTGGCGACAGGCGAGAACCGCCACCGGCGCAGCACTGGCAGCGCTGGCCGCCGCCGTGCTGGTGCGCGGGGCCGGCGATGTGATCGACAATTCCGGCAGCCCACTGAGCTGGTTGTCCCCCATCGCGTGGGCACAGCAGATGCGTCCGTTCGTAGCAGTGCGGTGGTGGCCACTAGGCCCACTGGTGATGCTGACCATCGCGCTCGTTGCGGCCACGTTCATGCTCGAGAGCAGACGGCAGTACGACGACGGCGTATTGGCGTCGTCGGGTGAACGTTCCAACCCCCGGCCGGTGGGCGGAGTGTTCGGATTACAGCTGGTCATCCAGCGCGGCTTGACCGTCGGTTGGGCGATCGGGCTGTTGATTGCCGGGGCGGCCTTCGGGTCGATGACCAAGTCACTCCTGGACGCCGCGCGCGGTAATGAGCTTCTGGCCCGGGTGCTTTCGGCCCACGGCACCGACGGTGTGTACACCACGATGACGCAATTCCTGGCAGCGGCGACGACAGCCTATGTGGTCAGCGTGGTTGTGCGCCTGCACCGTGACGAGGAGTCCGGGATCGGCGAAGCCGTGCTCGCGGGTTCGGTGTCGCGGTGGACGTGGTTGTTGTCGGGAGTCGGCGCGGCACTGACTGGTGCGGCCCTGCTGCTGGTGTGCGCAGGCCTGGGCAACGGCCTTGGGGCGGGTTTGACGCTGGGTGAACCGATGACCATCGTGCGGCTGACCCTGGCCGCGCTGACCTTCCTGCCGGCGATGGCCGTCGTCGCCAGTATCGCCGCGCTGGCAGTGGCGCTGCGACACCCCGGTATCGGTTGGCTGGCAGTGATATTCGTGGTCTGCGCGTTGTATCTCGGTGCACTTCTGCGGTTGCCGCGCTGGCTGATCGACGCCTCACCGGTGGGCCGCACCACTGCCCCGTCGTCGATTTCGGTTGTGCCGCTGTTGGTGATGATCGTGATCGCCGTTGTCGTCACGCTCACCGCCGGGCTCATCTACCGCCGGCGCGACATCGGGTAGGAGAACGATGGGCCTTTCGCTGCGAATCATCATTTCGTCGGTCGTCGGTATCGCGGCCTTCGCCGCGCTCCTGTTCGTGCCCGCGGGGACCGTGAACTACTGGCAGGGTTGGGCGGTGCTTGCCGTGTTCACGGCGGCGAGTCTGGGACC
This window encodes:
- a CDS encoding DUF4190 domain-containing protein, with product MTNPPLPEGTPPPTDPYTPVDYPAHYPQQPPPVYPSPYPPPTGFGYPPPGYPPPGYCGYPADPYDPYRPTKPPGTNGKAIAALVSSVAGLACCFPAIAGLILGIIAMRETKRTGQDGYGLALAGTIVGGLVIAGGVLYVLFFIIMAANSASYAT
- a CDS encoding HpcH/HpaI aldolase/citrate lyase family protein, with amino-acid sequence MENAYRPRRTCLSVPGSNLKMIEKAKGLPADEVFLDLEDAVAPDAKAQARTQVGAALASPGWAGQLRGVRVNDWTTPWTHADVIDVVSAVASARDGHLDVIVLPKVTDASHVHALDLLLTQLELTHGLPLGQIGIDAQIEDAKGLTNIDAIAASPRVQALVLGPADLMASLNMRTLVVGEQPEGYDVGDAYHHVLMTILVAARAHGLAAVDGPYLKVRDVAAFRRVAGRAAALGYDGKWVLHPDQIAAGNEIFSPRQAEYDRAELILEAYDWHTSKAGGARGAVMLGDEMIDEASRKMALVIAGKGRAAGMTRDGERFVPPA
- a CDS encoding magnesium transporter MgtE N-terminal domain-containing protein, translating into MASMNRVYAARLAGLVVLGPDGESLGRVRDVVISMSIVRHQPRVLGLVVELLTRRRIFVPILRVTAIEPNAVTLNTGNVSLRRFSQRPGEVLVLGQVLDSRVRVNDPELPQIAGVDVIVVDLGIEQSRVRDWVVTRVAVRSLRRLGRRSTVQVVDWDNVAGLTPSALAMPGQGVAQLLHQFEGRRPIEVADAIRDLPDKRRTEVINALDDERLADILQELPEDYQSMLLFQLDTERAADVLEAMEPDDAADLLGVLNPTEAEVLLRRMDPEDSEPVRRLLSHSPDTAGGLMTSDPVVLAPDTTVAEALARVRDPDLTPALASLVFVVRPPTATPTGRYLGCVHLQALLREPPANLVSGIVDSDLPSLAPGTSLTGVTRYFAAYNLVCGPVVDEQSHLLGAVSVDDVLDHLLPDDWRESFEDPQPSHQATSAEGTL
- a CDS encoding DUF1003 domain-containing protein, which translates into the protein MSDPRQRLDTPRTSRRPVFNLDPEAVGRFSESIARFLGTGRYLAWQTILVIVWIALNLFAVRWQWDPYPFILLNLAFSTQAAYAAPLILLAQNRQENRDRVSLEEDRRRSEQTKADTEFLARELASLRLAVGEVATRDYLRRELEELRELLESLQADNGARVKKDKPKKIRATIDEASS
- a CDS encoding lytic transglycosylase domain-containing protein, whose protein sequence is MVRKPAFGIAVLTPVVLAGAVGAAPDFPHPPVVGTEVTPLAAVSPQTDTSGVTVVALAKQPTNFHFAAATPSVPPPAIVVSSPGSMRIPAVALAAYRNAEQAMASTAPGCGLSWNLLAGIGRIESGHANGGATDSRGTAINPIYGPTLDGSLSGNEVIVQTVQAGRPVYARAMGPMQFLPGTWSRYAADGDGDGKADPQNVYDAALAAARYLCSGGLNLRNQSQVLTAILRYNNSMAYAQNVLGWAAAYATGVEPVNLPPIVGPAPAIGDAHLENPEGLGPGLPLNAIGLPSTDPLTQVPLINLGNSETAGSLALGPLPGPASALPGLPCQVICLGTQAPPPPVTAEALPEAPPPWQPPWALPPPQPAPELAPEAPVAPLPAVHGALPGPAS
- a CDS encoding VC0807 family protein, whose product is MTERGPGQRQSMRPLFQTVLVDVAPPLAAYYGLRALGMSEYLALLSATVLSGLRVLYSAVKVRRLDPFAVYLLMTFGLSLAVGLSTTDPKLVLVGNTFVNGLGGLIFLGSCVVGTPLTQVVGDRFRAAGDGPSTADATHRRRIHVRLSAMWGIGLLLEVVIRLLVIETLSVDTANGVNTVITLVVIGLLVLATVMIGRRNAPPVAGPTLGADVRT